The stretch of DNA CCGTCTTCATCGTGCGCGAGATGAAGGGATTGTTAGCCGTTTGGCCGGGCCAGGAGCCTTCATTCAGTCCACCCAGGATCAGCGTGTCGACGCTTTGCAGACGCGCCTCCAACGTGCCGAAAATGAAGACTCTTGGATGGCTGAGCGCGCGCGGTTTGACCGCCTGGCCGGCCGAAAGCGCCGCCATGATATCGATCCATTGCGGTCCATCGGCTTCGATCTGGCCCTCCGTCTCGATCACCTCTCCGAGCAGGCTTGCAAGTGAATCCCCCGCTTCACCAGCCCAGAGATTGGCGAGGTTGCCGCGTTCATCGACTGCCACAGCTTCGAGTGCCCGTCCGGTCCGCTCCGCCCAATCGGAAAGAGTGAAGCTGGCCGTCAGTCCACGGCCATCCGGCCGGTGCCGGACGAGCGCGGATGCCAGCGGTTCGGTCGCATTCGACATCCGCCGGGCAAGATTGCGCGCTTGCTCCACCGCTTCCGGTGGCAGCGACCTGCGCCAATTCGGCGCGTGTCTGTCCCTTGCCTGCTCTGAAAGTTGATGCTCCAGCAAAGGCTCCAACGCGCTGATATCAACCGCGGCAACACCGCCACGCAGGGCGAGCAGTTCGAGTGCTTCGACGGCTTGCGTGAGCGCGCCGCGTTCGAGGCCGAAGCGGGCCAGCGGATGCTTGAGCAATGCTACGATTGTGACCGGATCGCCGGGCCGGAGTGTTGCCTCGAGGAGCAGTTGAAGGAGTGTTCCCTGCAGCATAGCCGCAAGTGGCGTACCGGCCGAGTCGTCGGCCAGGATGCCGAAACGGGAGAGCTCTGCCATGACGCGCCGGGCCAGATTTCGGTCCGGTGTGATAAGCGCTGTCTGGCTGTCGCCGTTTCGTCCCGGCTGCTCCAGTGCCAGCCGCAAGGCTATGGCGATCGCCGTCGCTTCTTCACGTTCGTTTGTGGCTTCGATCAGCGAGACATCGGCAAAGGCAGCCGCCAATGCCTCGTCCGGGAGTTCCTTCTTCCATTCGCCCCAATTGCTCGTCGCTTCCGCTGGAGCGAGCGCACGGGAAAGAATTTCTGCGCGGCGATGTAGATCTTGTTCCGCCTCCTCGATCGCAACGACGTCGCCGCGCGTGAAGTTCAGCCGTTTGAGGAGGGACGAAAGGCCATATTGCGGGTGGCTTCGGCTGGCGGGGTTGGTCCGCTCCCCAGCGGTAATCTCTGGCGCAACCAGCTGCCAATGCGCATCCGGCATGGATAGATCGAGGCCCGGAAGGACGATCACGCCCTCAGGCAGATTGGCGACGGCAGCGATGAGGTCGGCCGTTGCCGGCATCGAGCCAGTGGACCCGGCAATAATAATCGGTCCGGCAGGTTTTGCCGTTGCGAGCCGGTGGGCTTCCGCACGTAGGATTGCATTGCGATGGCGTGCCGGTGACGATTTTCCGAGTTCGGCAAGCCGTTCCGGCCAGAAAGCGATGGCGATCTGCAGAAATTCGGCCGTCAACTGCCACCACAGAGCGTGATCTTCGGCATCGAGTTTCGTGAGTTCCGACCACTCGCGATCCTCGGTCTCGATGGAATCGATCAGTTCGGCAAGATTGCGTGCGAGCCAGATCGCGTCTGCCGGGCTCGCCGGCGCGGCCAAGGGCGAATCGGCGTGGATACGCCGCACGATCTCTGGCAGCCTGTTGCGCCAGGCGAGGATGAGGCGGGCAAGCTCCAGCAAGCGCGCCGTGTTCGAAAGCGGCTGCGCGAGATCGAGGGTTGCAGGCAGCGCCTCCTCGAAATAGCCGCTGTCGTCATCCGTCTCGCCGAGCGGCCGGATAACCGGCAGGATCGCCGAACGGCCGCCGAGAAGATCGACGAACTCCGAACGCAGCACGCGGGCGGCGCGTCGCGTTGGCAGGTAGATCGTTACTTTGGAGAGCGAAAGCGGATCATCCGGATCATGCCGGAAGAGCGGCGTCAGTCCTCCGTCGCAGAGCGTTGCGGCAAGCGTCTTCAGGAAAGGCAGACCTGCCGGGATCGTTAGAACGCGAGGCTGGTGCCGTTCGGTCATCCGTTACACAAACGTCCGGAAGCGCCGGATCGTTTCCTCCGCTTCGCCGATCGCCTCCGGCGTGCCGACTGTCAGCCAATGGCCTTCGAGCATCATGCCCAAAAGCCGCCCGCGCTCGATCGCCTTGTCGAAATAGATATTGAGATTGAACGGGTCATCGGCGGGAGCATCGTCCAAAAACGATGTGTCTATGACGATTGCACCGGCATAGACGACCGGGTTCGGACCCCTTTCACGATAGCGGGTAAGCCTGCCATCCGGGGCGAGGTTGAAATCATTCTTGCCATTGTGGCCGGTCGTATCCGCGAGTTTGACGCAGAGCATGGCCATATCCATGCGGTCTGCATCGAAGAATCCGGCTAAACGACGAAGGTTGCTCGGCCGGTCAGGCCGTTCACCGATCCAGAAAAGATCGGCATTGGTGACGAAAATCGTGCCGCGACCAAGGAGCTTGAGGCCCTTTGCCAGGCCGCCGCCATTGTTCATCAGTCGGTCGCGCTCGTCGGAAATGATGATATCGAGCGCTTTGTAAGAATTCAGATGTGCGAGCATCTGATCGGCGAGATGATGGACGTTGACGACCGCCTTCTCAACGCCTGCCTCCGCAAGCGAATCCAGTGCATAGTCGATCATTGGCTTGCCGTCGATTTTCACCAGCGGCTTCGGGATTGTATCGGTGATTGGGCGCATGCGGGTGCCAAGGCCGGCAGCCAGCACCATGGCTTGTTTGATGGTCATCTGATCCGGAACTTATGATTCGCTTTAACCTATTCCAGCCCTTGCGCACCAATCGCGCAAGGGGGCAAGCGCTTCATGGTCAAGCGCCACCTTAAGATAGGAGAGCGTGCGGGGCATGTGTTTCGTATAGCCGGGCTTTCCGTCGCGCTGCAACAGCCGCACCCAGAGACCGGCAAGCTTGCAGTTACGCTGAGCCGACATGATCGCCCAGCTTTTCAGGAAGCCGGCTTCGTCAAAATTGCCCTGTGCGCGGCGAAAAGCCAAATAGTCGTCCATGAGCTGCCTGAACAGGGCAGGTTCGATGGTGACGCGCGCATCCTGCACGATGGATGCAAGATCATAGGCGGTCGGGCCAATCATGGCGTCCTGAAAATCGATGAGGCCGATCTTCTGAATGCCTTTTTGTCCTTCGCGCCAGATGATGTTTGGTGAATGGAAGTCCCGGAGCAACAGATTTTTTTCTGCCGATGCGAGTTCATCGATGAGCCTATCCCAGATCGCCAGATATTCATCACGCTCGGCATCGCTGGCAGCTGTACCGCGCTTCCACGGGAGATACCAGTCGAGAACAAGGCGCACTTCCATCTTCATGGCGGTGCGGTCAAAATCGGGAATGTGGTGGATGTGGCTATCGGTGACGCGGATATCCTGCGGAATCTTCATCCCGTGCAAATGCGCAAGACAGGCGACACTTTGTCGGTAACGCGATGCGATGGGCTTGCCGCCCTCATCAAGCACGCCATCGCTGCCGAGATCTTCGATCAGCAGAATGCCCTCGGCATAGTCGACCTCATAGATCTCGGGCGTTGCAAAGCCTCTTTCGCGCAGCGCATTGGCAATTGCAACGAAGGGATAGGCATTCTCGGCAATATGGGCAACCTTCGGATAAGGCTTTCCGTCGAGTACCGCCGGTCCCTCGGGAAGCGGCGGCCAATCCATCAGTATCTTGCGGTCCTGGCGATCCGGATAGACCGCTTCGTAGGCGCGCAGCGACGCATCACCCGTCAGGAAGCGGCGTTTTGCCATCGGGTGCCCGGCTTTCGCGAGAAAAGCGCGGATTGCAAGAACGCGGCGGATTCTCTGCATCTGTGCGGGCGGTGCGCAAATCGTTGCGCGCCGGCCCCTGCCTTCATGCTCAAGTTTCATCACGATACGATCGGCGGGCAATTCGTCTTCTGCCATTTCCGGCCATTCGACAAGGCAGATACCGTTCTGAAGCGCTTCGTCGAAGCCGAGTTCCTCCAACTCCGCACCGTCAGCGAGGCGGTAGAGATCGAAATGCGAAACCGGAAACCGCAAATCGTAGGATTGAACCAGCGTAAATGTCGGGCTCGGGACCTCAAGCCGCTCGTCATCCGCCATGGCGCGCAGAAACGCACGGGCAAGGGATGATTTTCCAGCGCCGAGATCTCCCGAAAGTGCCAGGCAATCGCCAGTCTTCAGCGCGAGCGCCAAATCTTCCCCAAGGCGGATTGTTGCCGCCTCGTCTTCCAGGAAAAGGGAGATTGTGCCGCCCTTCGTGATCATTCTGCTGCTGCGACTGAATGCGGCAGGTTGACCGAGGGAATCCGGCAAATAACCTTCGTGCCTTTGCCCGGCTGGCTATCGATCGAAACCCTGCCGTTATGTAGGCTGACGAAACTGTCAACAATCGAAAGGCCGAGGCCTGCACCGCCGCGCTTGCCGCTTTTTGCGCCCGTGGCAAAACGATCGAAGACTGTCGCGATCATGTCCTGCGGAATACCGGGGCCTCGGTCGCTGACGGAGAAGACGAAATCCGTGCCCTCGCGATGGCATTCGAGAGAGATTGCCGCACCTTCCGGTGAAAAATTCGCAGCATTGGAAAGTAGCTTCAATAGGATTTGTTTCAAGCGCTGGGGATCGGCGACGATCGAGCCAAGATAGGCGGGCGCTGTGATCTCCAGCGTCACGCCGCTTTCCTGCAGCCGGTCGGCAATCTGCATGGAAACATCATCAAGAAGATCGTTGAGGTCGATTTCCGAATAGTTGAGCCTCATAATGCCGGCATCGACGGTGGCAAGATCGAGAATATCGTTTACCAGCGTCAGCAGCACGGACGAGGACGTCGAAATGTGGTCGATATATTCGGCCTGACGTTCGTTCAGCGGTCCGACACTCGGGGTGCGCAGCAGGTCGGCAAAACCGATGATATTGGTCAGTGGTGAGCGCAGCTCATAGGAGACATGCTGGACGAAATCGTTCTTCAGCTCGTCGGCCTTGCGCAGCGCCTCGTTCTTCTCAGTCAGCGCACGCTCAGCGCGGACGCTGTCGGTCATGTTGACGAAAGTCAGCATCGTCTGGGCATTCGGCAGCGGAATGACGGCGTAATCCAGCACAAGGCCAGAGAGCAATTCCAGTGTTCCCTGACTGGAACGGCGTTCGTCATCGAAGCTGGTAATCAGCTCCGCAAAGGTCTTCCAGCCGTCCGGCCGGTCATAGGACTGTAAGCACGTTTCGCCAACCGCACGAATATGCGTTCCCGGCTTGGCCTCGGCTTCGGTAATGCCCCAGAGCATACGGAAGGCCGGGTTCGAAAGGCGAATACGGCCGTCGGCTCCGAAAACGGCGACGCCTTCGGAGAGATGGTCGATCGTTTCGCCTTGGACCTTGACCAGTGTGTTGTATCTCGTTTCGAGAGCGACCTGTTCGGTTAAATTCTCGAAAACCCAGGTTGCGCCGCCTTGTGGATGTGCCGTCGCAAAGACCCGCAGCGTCTGACCGTTCGGCAGATGCCAGAGGTCCGTTTGCGTATCGAGTGCCCGATAGACGGAAAGTGCGGTTTCTTTCCAGCTTTTCCAGTTGAGCTGATCTGGAAGCTTCTTTGCGGCGCGCAATCGCTCCAGCAACTCGGCGTTGTCGGGCTTACTTTCGAGGAAAGCGATATCGAGTTCCCAGAGCGCGACGAAGGCCTGATTATAAAACTGCAAGCGGCGCTCGCCATCGAAGATCGCTACGGGCGTCGCAAGATGGTCAAGTGTCTCGGCATGGCTCTTCAGCGTCCGCTCAAGCTCGGCGCGGACGGATGCGGCTTCAGAAACGTCGATCGCTATTCCCGCGGAACCGCTTGGCAACTTCACGTCAACGACGTCGAAAAAGGTGCGATTGCCGCGGACGACCGTCGAAATCTTGTCGTGGAAGGGTGATTCGGGCGTCGCCGCAACGCGGATGTGTTCGCGGGCGACCGTCGTCAGGAATTCCCGCCCCTCATTGATCGCGTGCTGGGGCGACGTCGCCTCGACCGCATCGCCATAGGCCTGATTGACCCAGGTGAGGCGCCCCTCGGTATCGCGCTGCCAGGCGGGCAGGTCGATCGCATCGAGCAGGTTCTGGAAGGCCGAGATCGAGGACATCAGCCGGTCGCGCTCGATCTTCAGTTCGGCAAGCTCGGCGCGGAGATTGTTGAGCGCCACGAAACGCACGAAGGCGCGGCCACCGGAAACCCGGCCTTGCGCCTCGAGGATTTCTTCGCGACTGGTTTCGACAACCATATCGAAGCTCTGTGCAACACCACGTAGACGATCAATCGCTCTTTCGAGCTCTGTAGCGGAACGGGGTTTCAGCCAGAGGCCGAACGCCAGGAATTCGCCGTCCTGCGGCGCACCGGTTTCGGCTGGAAGCTGGCCAAGCAGTTCCGGCCGCTCATTGCCGTCCCAGACAACGATGCGGCGATTCTTGTCGGCGATCAGCGCCTGGTATTGCGAAATGCGCTGATGCGCATCGGAAAGGGCGGAGCGGATTTCACGGCTTTCGTTTTCAAGATTACCGCGCTGGCGCACGAGCCAGAGAGTCGAAAGCAGGGCTGCGGAAATGACGCCGATCACGACGGAAAAGCCGACGACCTGCGAAGACGTGAAAAGTTGTGCGGATGCTGCTGCTTCGGATTCGACTTGGGCCAGCACCGGCCGCGCCAATGCTGCGATTGCCGTTCCGCCTGCGCAAATCCTCGCGAGCCGCGTCAGTGACCCCGAGCTTTGCTTCACGGCTTTTTTGGCCGTATGTTCTCGGCCTGCCTCGTGTGAACGGATGTCAGGCCAAGCGCCCTCGTCCGCCTGTCCCGGCAGGCTGTGATTCATTTCCGACATCAGCGGTATGTCTCCGTCCTTCAATGTGCCGCATCACGACAAGACATCCCATTTTCGGGCAAACCGGATACCTCCGCGCCACGAATCGAGTTCTAGAACAATACTTCGGAAGGGAATCGGCGGGAAGGTGGGATCCAAAAAATAGGGATGCCGCATTTGTCAATGCGGCATCCCCAAGATGTTGTGGATATTGTTGCCGAGGTTAATATCTGTAGTGGTCGGACTTGAAAGGACCCTTCGGCGAGACGCCGATATAGGCGGCCTGTTCTTCAGAAAGCTGCGTCAGTTTCACGCCAAGCTTGTCGAGGTGCAGGCGGGCAACCTTCTCGTCGAGATGCTTCGGCAGAATATAGACCTTGTTTTCATACTGACCGGGCTTGGTGAAGAGCTCGATCTGCGCCAGCGTCTGGTTGGTGAAGGAGGCCGACATCACGAAGGACGGATGGCCTGTCGCGTTGCCGAGATTGAGCAGGCGGCCTTCCGAGAGAAGGATAATGCGATTGCCCTTCGGGAACTCGATCAGATCGACCTGCGGCTTTACATTCGTCCACTTGAGGTTACGGAGTGCCGCGACTTCGATTTCATTGTCGAAGTGGCCGATATTGCCGACGATCGCCATGTCCTTCATCTGACGCATATGGTCGATGCGGATGACATCCTTGTTTCCGGTCGTGGTGACGAAGATATCAGCCGACGGGACGACGTCCTCGAGCAGCACGACTTCGTAACCGTCCATCGCTGCCTGCAGCGCGCAGATCGGATCGGCTTCCGTGACCTTGACGCGGGCGCCGGCGCCGGAAAGCGATGCCGCTGAACCCTTGCCGACGTCGCCATAGCCGCAGACGACGGCAACCTTACCGGCCATCATGACGTCGGTGGCGCGGCGGATGCCGTCAACCAGCGATTCCTTGCAGCCATACTTGTTGTCGAATTTCGACTTGGTGACCGAGTCGTTGACGTTGATCGCCGGGAAAGGCAGCAGACCCTTCTGGCTGAGCTGGTAGAGGCGGTTGACGCCGGTGGTGGTTTCTTCCGTGACGCCCTTGACCGCATCACGCTGCTTCGTGAACCAGCCCGGTGAAGCGGCAAGCCGCTTCTTGATCTGTGCGAAGAGGATCTCTTCTTCTTCGGAATGCGGGTGCGAGAGTACATCTTCGCCGGCTTCGGCACGCGCGCCGAGCAGGATGTACATGGTGGCATCGCCACCATCGTCGAGAATCATGTTGGAGAGGCCGCCATCGGCCCACTGGAAGATCCTGTCGGTGTAGACCCAGTAATCTTCGAGCGACTCGCCCTTGACGGCAAAAACCGGTACGCCGGATGCGGCGATTGCGGCAGCGGCATGGTCCTGGGTCGAAAAGATGTTGCAGGAAGCCCAGCGGACTTCTGCGCCGAGCGCGGCGAGCGTTTCGATCAGAACGGCCGTCTGGATCGTCATGTGCAGCGAGCCGGTGATGCGCGCGCCCTTCAGCGGCTTTGACGGGCCGAATTCGGCGCGACAAGACATGAGGCCCGGCATTTCAGTTTCGGCGATCGAAATTTCCTTGCGGCCGAAATCCGCCAGACCGATATCGGCGACGACATAATCTCTTTCAGTGCTCATCGAGGTCTCCAGCTGAATAGCGTCTCATAAGCGCGCAGTTGACGGCGCGATAGCTCGAACGCGTGCATTGACGCACGGCCATGCTCGCCGTGTAGCAGGCTTCGCAGGCGATGGCAATAAAGATATAAAGAAGTCTTTATATGTTTATATGAAGCCCGGAAGGCTTACATTTCTTCGCCGAACTTGTCCTGGATCAATCGATCCAATGCGTTCAGCGCTTCGGCGGCCTGGTTGCCGCTCGCGGAAACGAGAACGGTCGTGCCCGGACTCGCGGCAAGCATCATCAAGCCCATGATCGAGGTGCCGCCGACCGTCATTCCGTCCTTGGAGACAGTAACGGCAGCGTCGAATGTTTCGACCATTTGGACGAATTTGGCGGAGGCGCGCGCATGAAGGCCGCGCTTGTTGACGATGAGCAGTTCCCGGGAAAACGAGGTCATGGCGGGACTTGTTTTCATCATTTGCCACTCAGAACGCGGCTGGCGACGTTGATGTATTTCCGCCCGGCCTCCGACGCTTCGATGAGCGCCTTTTCCATGTTGTTTTCGCCCCGCACGCCAGCAAGCTTGATCAGCATCGGCAAGTTCATGCCGGCAATCACTTCGGTATGACCGCTGCTCATGACCGAAATAGCGAGATTGGAAGGAGTACCCCCGAACATATCGGTCAGGATGACGACGCCGTGGCCATCGTCCGCGCTAGAGACCGCCTGCAAGATATCCTGCCGTCTCTGATCCATATCGTCTTCGGGGCCGATGCAGACCGTCTCGATAAATTTCTGAGGACCGACGACATGCTCCACAGCATGACGAAACTCTTCAGCCAGCTTGCCATGAGTGACAAGCACAAGTCCGATCATGATTCAACTGCTCCCAATGGCATATAAACGGTGGCCCCAATATCGCAACGCAGCAATCGCGTCCACCGGTGGGGGCACATCTTGGCCATCAAAAGCCGAAGTGCAAGATAAAAATGCAGACATATGCGGCGAATGCGCCTATGCGGCAGGCATTATCGGCCGATGTCCGGTGCCATGGCCATCAAAATCGCGAGAGGTACTGGAGCGTTTGGCAGCAAGCGCAGAGCCGGCAGCGAAAAGCCTTCTGCGAATTGCGCGACGTCGTTGTCGGGCGGCAGACGATTTTCGCCCGACGTACTGCCGGGCAGCACGGCATAATGCATCGGGGCGAGCGGAACGCTTTCGCACTTGACGATGCCGGTACCGCGCAGCTCGATCAAACCAGAGATTGCGGGAGGTCGTTCAGCGATCATCTGTCCATCGCGTTTCGACAGAAATACCTGATCGTCGGCGACCAGTGAGGCGGGCAGCCCCATCCGTTTGGCTTCCGTGATGCACGTGAATGCCAGCATGGATTTACCCCAGCCGGAGGGGCCGACAAAGAGCAGGCCGGTCTTGTTGACGACGATCGCCGTGGCGTTGATGTTGAAAGTTGCGCCCGTCATGATGACACCGAGACTGCCGGCAGGGCGAGAATGAAGCGGGCGCCAAGCACTTCTGCCGTTTCTGCATCGATGATGTTTTCGGCACGCAACGAGCCGCCATGTGCCTCCGCGATCTGACGGCTGATCGACAGGCCAAGACCGGAATTTTGCCCGAACCCTTCTGACTCGGGCCGGTCGGTATAGAAGCGCTCAAAGATGCGGTCGATATTTTCAGCCTGGATGCCCGGACCGTTGTCTTCGATATAGACAATGCAGCGTGACCGTGTGCGGAACAGCCGGACGGTGATCTTGCCGCCTTCATCCGGAACGAAGGAGCGGGCATTCTCGATGAGGTTGGTGATGATCTGGCCGATACGGAGATCATGACCATTGACGACGAAACGCGTCTTGACGCCGGGCTTGCGTTCGATCGCGAGCTCGATCTGTACCTCTTTGTTCTTGTGGCGAATCTGCCTTGAAACCTCCACCAGATCGCTGAGGAATACCTCGAGATCGACGGATCGGGCATCGACACGGGCAAGTTCGGCATCGAGGCGCGAGGCGTCGGAGATATCGCTGATGAGGCGATCGAGGCGGCGGACGTCGTGCTGGATCACATCCATCAACCGCTTCTTGGAATCGTCCGACTTGGCTAGCGGCAGCGTTTCCACGGCGCTGCGAAGCGAGGTCAGTGGGTTCTTGAGCTCATGGCTGACATCGGCGGCAAAGCTCTCGATCGCATCGATACGGTCATAAAGTGCGGTTGTCATCTCGCGGAGCGCGATCGAAAGGTTGCCGATCTCGTCCTGGCGGGCCGAGAAATCCGGGATTTCCTCGCGCTCCTTTGCGCCGCGCCGGACGCGGATCGCCGCAGCCGAGAGACGGCGAAGCGGATTGGCGATGGTCGACGAAAGGACCAGCGACAACAGAACGTTGACGAGTGTCGCCACACCGAAGACGCGCATGATCGCCAAGCGTTCGGCATGAACGATGTTGTCGATGTCACCGGCCTGCGTCGAAAGCAGCAGAACGCCGAGAACGGCACGAAAACGCTGGATCGGGACAGCTACAGAGACGATGAGTGCGCCCTTGTCAGTGGTGCGTACAACGGCGCCGCGCACTCCCGTCAACGCATTCATCACTTCCGGATAGATCGACCCGTCGCCACCCGGCGCTTCCTTGTAGACCGGCAGATTCCCAGGCTGGAGCGCCTTGTTGAAAAGCGTTGTAAGCCATTCAGCCCAAGTCTGCTTCTCTTCCTCCACCGGCGGCAGGTCGAAGCGCAAGACCTGACCTCGCGAATAGAGATGGCGCGAATCGAGAAGCAAGTTGGCATCGGCATCAAAGATGCGGGCACGCGTCCGCGTGGGCGAGATCAGCCGTCTGAGAACCGGTGCTACCTTTTCCGGATCGATCGGGAATTCAAGATCCTCATCATTCGGGACGGGCGTAATGCTCTGCCCGGCCTGCAGTTCGAGAAGCTTCTGCGGATCGATGGTGATCGAGTTCGTATCGACGGAGGCCGATGCCGAAACCGCACCGGCGATGATTTCGCCCTGCGTGAGCAAGCTCTCGACGCGGGCGTCGATCAGGCCCTCGCGAAACTGGTTGAGGTAAAGAATGCCGCCGACCAGGACGAGCAGTGCTGCGAGATTGAAGAAGAGGATGCGGCGCGTCAGGCTCGAAAAGACCGCATTGCCGAAGATGCGGCGAATGATGGTGAAGGGATGCGACCAGCGCCTTCCCCTGACACGGCGGCCGCTCAAGCCTTCCGCGTCATCCAAATCCCTTTCCTGCACCAACTGTGCCAACGACAGGCCCTTTCGGAGGGCGTGGCGGTCTCCCGCCTCCAGCCCTCGACAATACTCATGCGCCGCGCCGACAGGCGTCAGGCTGCTTCGCGGAAGCGGTATCCCACTCCGTAAAGCGTTTCAATCATATCAAAGTCGGTATCGACCATCTTGAATTTCTTGCGAAGCCGCTTGATGTGGCTGTCGATGGTACGGTCGTCGACATAGACCTGTTCGTCATAGGCCGCGTCCATCAACGCGTCGCGGCTTTTCACCACGCCCGGCCGCTGTGCGAGCGAGTGAAGGATCAGGAACTCGGTTACCGTCAGCGTCACCGGTTCGCTCTTCCATGTGCAGGTATGGCGTTCCTGGTCCATCACCAGCTGGCCGCGTTCGAGTGAGCGCGCGAGCTGGGCAGCGCCTGTTTTTGGCGCGGCGCCAGCGCCAGCAACCGTCGTTGTTTCCCGGCTGGAAGCGCGGCGAAGCACGGCGCGGACCCGTTCCACGAGCAGTCGCTGGGAGAATGGCTTGGTGATGAAGTCATCGGCGCCCATCTTCAGGCCGAACAGTTCGTCGATCTCCTCGTCCTTGGAAGTGAGGAAAATCACCGGCATATCGGATTTCTGCCGCAACCGGCGCAAGAGCTCCATTCCATCCATGCGCGGCATCTTGATATCGAAGATAGCGAGTTGCGGAGGGCGCGCGATAAGGCCATCGAGGGCCGAGGCGCCATCCGTATAGGTTTCGACCTTGTATCCTTCGG from Rhizobium sp. 007 encodes:
- a CDS encoding HPr family phosphocarrier protein; its protein translation is MTSFSRELLIVNKRGLHARASAKFVQMVETFDAAVTVSKDGMTVGGTSIMGLMMLAASPGTTVLVSASGNQAAEALNALDRLIQDKFGEEM
- a CDS encoding PTS sugar transporter subunit IIA, translated to MIGLVLVTHGKLAEEFRHAVEHVVGPQKFIETVCIGPEDDMDQRRQDILQAVSSADDGHGVVILTDMFGGTPSNLAISVMSSGHTEVIAGMNLPMLIKLAGVRGENNMEKALIEASEAGRKYINVASRVLSGK
- a CDS encoding serine/threonine protein kinase yields the protein MTGATFNINATAIVVNKTGLLFVGPSGWGKSMLAFTCITEAKRMGLPASLVADDQVFLSKRDGQMIAERPPAISGLIELRGTGIVKCESVPLAPMHYAVLPGSTSGENRLPPDNDVAQFAEGFSLPALRLLPNAPVPLAILMAMAPDIGR
- a CDS encoding sensor histidine kinase, encoding MAQLVQERDLDDAEGLSGRRVRGRRWSHPFTIIRRIFGNAVFSSLTRRILFFNLAALLVLVGGILYLNQFREGLIDARVESLLTQGEIIAGAVSASASVDTNSITIDPQKLLELQAGQSITPVPNDEDLEFPIDPEKVAPVLRRLISPTRTRARIFDADANLLLDSRHLYSRGQVLRFDLPPVEEEKQTWAEWLTTLFNKALQPGNLPVYKEAPGGDGSIYPEVMNALTGVRGAVVRTTDKGALIVSVAVPIQRFRAVLGVLLLSTQAGDIDNIVHAERLAIMRVFGVATLVNVLLSLVLSSTIANPLRRLSAAAIRVRRGAKEREEIPDFSARQDEIGNLSIALREMTTALYDRIDAIESFAADVSHELKNPLTSLRSAVETLPLAKSDDSKKRLMDVIQHDVRRLDRLISDISDASRLDAELARVDARSVDLEVFLSDLVEVSRQIRHKNKEVQIELAIERKPGVKTRFVVNGHDLRIGQIITNLIENARSFVPDEGGKITVRLFRTRSRCIVYIEDNGPGIQAENIDRIFERFYTDRPESEGFGQNSGLGLSISRQIAEAHGGSLRAENIIDAETAEVLGARFILALPAVSVSS
- a CDS encoding response regulator transcription factor; translation: MATIALVDDDRNILTSVSIALEAEGYKVETYTDGASALDGLIARPPQLAIFDIKMPRMDGMELLRRLRQKSDMPVIFLTSKDEEIDELFGLKMGADDFITKPFSQRLLVERVRAVLRRASSRETTTVAGAGAAPKTGAAQLARSLERGQLVMDQERHTCTWKSEPVTLTVTEFLILHSLAQRPGVVKSRDALMDAAYDEQVYVDDRTIDSHIKRLRKKFKMVDTDFDMIETLYGVGYRFREAA